In a genomic window of Cynocephalus volans isolate mCynVol1 chromosome 1, mCynVol1.pri, whole genome shotgun sequence:
- the AAR2 gene encoding protein AAR2 homolog, with product MAAMQMDPELAKHLFFEGATVVILNMPKGTEFGIDYNSWEVGPKFRGVKMIPPGIHFLHYSSVDKANPRELGPRMGFFLSLQQRGLMVLRWNAVQEEIDLSPAPEAEVEAMRANLQELDQFLGPYPYAMLKKWISLTNFISEATMEKLQPESRQICAFSDVLPVLSMKHTKDREEQNLPRCGTECKSYQEGLARLPEMKPRAGTEIRFSELPTQMFPEGATPAEITRHSMDLSYALETVLSKFPSSPQDVLGELQFAFVCFLLGNVYEAFEHWKRLLNLLCRSEAAMEKHHTLYINLISILYHQLGEIPADFFVDIVSQDNFLTSTLQVFFSSACSVAVDATLRKKAEKFQAHLTKKFRWDFATEPEDCAPVVVELPEDIETG from the exons ATGGCTGCCATGCAGATGGATCCTGAGCTAGCCAAGCACCTCTTCTTTGAAGGGGCCACTGTGGTCATCTTGAACATGCCGAAGGGGACAGAGTTTGGCATTGACTACAACTCCTGGGAGGTGGGACCAAAGTTCCGGGGTGTGAAGATGATCCCCCCAGGTATCCACTTCCTCCACTACAGCTCTGTGGACAAGGCCAATCCCAGGGAGTTGGGCCCTCGTATGGGCTTCTTCCTTAGCCTACAGCAGCGGGGCTTGATGGTCCTGCGCTGGAATGCAGTCCAGGAAGAGATAGACCTGTCTCCAGCCCCAGAGGCTGAGGTAGAAGCCATGAGGGCCAATCTCCAGGAGCTGGACCAGTTCCTGGGACCTTACCCATATGCCATGCTCAAGAAGTGGATCTCACTCACCAACTTCATCAGTGAGGCCACAATGGAGAAGCTGCAGCCCGAGAGCCGGCAGATCTGTGCCTTCTCAGATGTGCTGCCTGTGCTCTCCATGAAGCACACCAAGGACCGGGAGGAGCAGAATCTACCCCGCTGTGGCACTGAGTGCAAAAGCTACCAAGAGGGCCTGGCACGGCTGCCTGAAATGAAGCCCCGAGCTGGGACAGAGATCCGCTTTTCAGAGCTGCCCACACAGATGTTCCCAGAAGGTGCCACACCAGCAGAGATAACCAGGCATAGCATGGACCTAAGCTATGCCCTGGAGACTGTGCTCAGCAAGTTCCCCAGCAGCCCCCAGGATGTGCTTG GTGAACTCCAGTTTGCCTTCGTATGTTTCCTGCTGGGGAATGTGTATGAAGCATTTGAGCACTGGAAGCGGCTCCTGAACCTCCTGTGTCGATCAGAAGCAGCCATGGAGAAGCACCACACCCTCTACATCAACCTCATCTCCATCCTGTACCACCAGCTTGGTGAGATCCCTGCTGACTTCTTTGTAGATATTGTCTCCCAAGACAACTTCCTCACCAGCACCTTACAG gttttcttttcctcCGCCTGCAGTGTTGCCGTAGATGCCACCCTAAGGAAGAAAGCTGAAAAGTTTCAAGCTCACCTGACCAAGAAGTTCCGGTGGGACTTTGCCACGGAGCCTGAGGACTGTGCCCCAGTGGTGGTGGAGCTCCCTGAGGACATTGAGACTGGCTAA